The following coding sequences are from one Pocillopora verrucosa isolate sample1 chromosome 5, ASM3666991v2, whole genome shotgun sequence window:
- the LOC131781597 gene encoding uncharacterized protein, giving the protein MWSPRSYIVILCLFAVALPVFLEATDHKKEKRSVECKGDNCPKSNTVELNPFRPKSCVEYYVPGKTTCGIYRLFDDYGNSFPAYCDFTSEPGTAWTLVMSYNQKNRGLPQFSKTPFKFDAPVNENSQNWNVYRLGLSRIRSLAAHSTHWRATCSYPSHGVDFTDYVRGNFKDFNVVDFLGNGECKEVEYVNIRGHRGVHLTAKFWQAENTFSLHIDSSAAGCEFNPTAGAVVSEDNFGFYGAINHKFRCTRGEGSTTQWWFGSHL; this is encoded by the exons ATGTGGTCACCACGTTCTTATATCGTTATCCTGTGTCTCTTTGCTGTTGCTCTACCA gtTTTTCTGGAGGCAACtgatcataaaaaagaaaaacgttctGTGGAATGTAAG GGAGATAATTGCCCAAAGTCAAACACTGTCGAACTCAACCCATTTCGCCCTAAGTCCTGCGTTGAGTATTATGTTCCTGGTAAGACAACGTGTGGTATTTACCGGCTCTTTGACGACTATGGCAATAGCTTTCCAGCCTACTGTGACTTCACGTCCGAGCCTGGCACTGCGTGGACCCTAGTTATGTCCTACAACCAGAAGAATAGGGGTTTACCCCAGTTCTCCAAGACTCCGTTTAAGTTTGACGCTCCAGTCAACGAAAATTCCCAAAACTGGAATGTCTACCGCTTGGGTCTGTCTCGCATTAGGTCCCTTGCAGCCCACTCCACTCATTGGCGAGCAACCTGCAGCTATCCAAGCCATGGTGTCGATTTTACAGACTACGTTCGTGGTAACTTTAAGGATTTCAACGTTGTCGACTTTCTTGGAAACGGTGAGTGTAAGGAGGTGGAATACGTTAACATACGCGGGCACCGTGGTGTACATCTGACAGCCAAATTCTGGCAGGCAGAAAACACTTTTTCCTTACACATCGACAGCAGTGCTGCCGGCTGCGAATTTAACCCGACAGCTGGCGCAGTAGTAAGTGAAGACAACTTCGGGTTCTATGGAGCCATCAACCACAAGTTCCGCTGCACTCGAGGAGAAGGTTCAACTACTCAGTGGTGGTTCGGTTCCCATCTGTAG
- the LOC131781594 gene encoding uncharacterized protein, whose protein sequence is MLSPSSSAVILCLFAVIFPVRGDHHIDEHSVECKGNHCPKPMPDVYQKPFRPKSCVDYYAPGKSTCGIYRLFDEHGNSYPAYCDFKSEPGTAWTLVMSWANINRGLPEFRQTPFKYDAPINENSHNWYMYRQSLKRIRSLAAHSTHWRATCNYPSHGVDFTDYVRGNFKDFDIVNFIGSGVCKKVEHVNIRGHIGTHLTARFWQVNDTFTLHIDSASDGCDFDPRAGSVLSEDNFGFYSVINPKFRCTKRKFSTTQWWFGAHL, encoded by the exons ATGTTGTCGCCAAGTTCCTCTGCAGTGATACTTTGCCTCTTTGCTGTTATTTTTCCA GTCAGGGGTGATCATCATATAGACGAACATTCAGTGGAGTGTAAG GGAAATCACTGTCCCAAGCCGATGCCTGATGTTTATCAGAAACCATTTCGCCCTAAGTCGTGCGTTGATTACTATGCACCAGGCAAATCGACATGTGGCATTTACCGGCTTTTCGACGAGCATGGCAACAGTTATCCCGCCTACTGCGACTTCAAGTCTGAGCCAGGTACAGCATGGACCCTGGTGATGTCCTGGGCTAACATCAATCGTGGGCTTCCTGAGTTCAGACAAACTCCTTTCAAGTACGACGCTCCAATCAACGAGAATTCTCATAACTGGTATATGTACCGCCAGAGTCTGAAGCGAATAAGGTCCCTTGCAGCCCACTCAACTCACTGGCGAGCAACCTGCAACTACCCAAGCCATGGTGTCGATTTCACAGACTACGTCCGTGGTAACTTTAAGGACTTCGACATTGTTAACTTCATTGGGTCTGGAGTGTGCAAGAAGGTGGAACACGTGAACATCCGGGGACATATTGGCACTCATCTTACAGCACGCTTCTGGCAGGTTAACGACACTTTCACCTTGCATATCGACAGCGCTAGTGACGGCTGCGATTTTGACCCAAGGGCTGGCTCGGTGCTGTCTGAAGACAACTTTGGGTTCTATTCTGTTATCAACCCTAAGTTCCGTTGCACCAAGAGAAAGTTCTCCACCACACAATGGTGGTTCGGAGCTCATCTCTAG
- the LOC131781582 gene encoding uncharacterized protein, protein MVDYPRYFVFWALTEANNKNPLHSSGCKGDSCPKPKDYFQDNKKFRPTSCLDYLLKGASACGMYRLYDSSGNSFPAYCDFKSEPGFAWTLVMSWANKNRGWSALRSTPFKVNAPVNENSLIWNMYRLSLTRMRSLQAHSTHWRATCSYPTHGIDFTDYIRGNFKDFNIVDFIGSGQCKKVEFVNIRGHSGLHLTVRFWQVAKSYLLHTDSSSSGCNFNARSGSVSSEDNFGYHYTINPKFRCTAGDFSTTQWWFGAHL, encoded by the exons ATGGTTGATTACCCGCGGTATTTTGTTTTCTGGGCACTTACAGAAGCAAACAACAAGAACCCGCTACATTCGTCAGGATGCAAG GGAGATTCTTGTCCGAAACCAAAGGATTACTTTCAAGACAACAAGAAATTTCGTCCCACCTCCTGCCTTGATTATTTGCTGAAGGGCGCATCCGCTTGTGGAATGTACCGCCTCTACGACTCTTCCGGCAACAGTTTCCCAGCATACTGTGACTTCAAGTCCGAGCCTGGTTTTGCATGGACCCTGGTGATGTCCTGGGCTAATAAAAATCGTGGCTGGTCTGCCTTGCGGAGTACTCCCTTCAAGGTAAACGCTCCTGTCAACGAGAATTCCCTTATCTGGAATATGTATCGCCTGAGTCTGACTCGAATGAGGTCCCTACAAGCCCACTCCACTCACTGGCGAGCAACTTGCAGCTACCCGACCCATGGCATCGATTTTACAGACTATATCCGCGGTAACTTCAAGGACTTTAATATTGTCGACTTTATTGGGTCTGGTCAGTGCAAGAAGGTGGAGTTCGTGAATATCCGTGGGCACAGTGGCTTGCACCTCACCGTACGCTTTTGGCAAGTGGCTAAAAGCTACCTTTTGCATACGGACAGCAGTTCTTCCGGCTGTAACTTCAACGCGAGGTCCGGCTCAGTGTCAAGTGAAGATAACTTTGGTTATCATTATACCATCAACCCCAAGTTCCGTTGCACAGCGGGGGATTTTTCCACCACCCAGTGGTGGTTTGGAGCACATCTGTGA
- the LOC131781584 gene encoding uncharacterized protein — translation MTTDNKKISEAVEGALVQIKTNAPEEHSKLIADGKLKDAITTAAREAADEEVKLAHEFASQPEQDIRKRLEKHLPEDRIRLIEKALTIPTFRMEISKMDNGKHLVQLTREGEEFLPSRELVASADIVWATILQYASVVVEAVMLVMQAVGIGVSVSSSTMKATIEDTAEAIKKSSAFQQAIQKFVSSWKAAGGSATNKAKAIFFLLKETYAAGLLWTIIKSLCREMKWYDWLETAAKVSAMIIAALATEGAALIAKIALTVLAAVDFARKIANLVQLEEIKKSL, via the coding sequence ATGACAACAGATAATAAGAAAATCTCGGAAGCTGTAGAGGGGGCGTTGGTGCAGATTAAAACGAACGCTCCTGAAGAGCATTCCAAGCTCATTGCAGACGGGAAATTGAAAGATGCTATCACTACAGCAGCGAGGGAAGCCGCCGATGAGGAAGTGAAACTCGCTCACGAGTTTGCCTCTCAACCAGAACAAGACATCCGTAAGCGCCTTGAGAAGCATCTGCCCGAAGATCGAATCAGGCTGATTGAAAAGGCGCTCACCATTCCAACATTCCGCATGGAAATAAGCAAGATGGACAATGGCAAACATCTGGTGCAGTTGACAAGAGAAGGAGAGGAGTTCCTACCATCCAGGGAACTGGTAGCGAGTGCTGACATCGTTTGGGCCACGATTCTTCAGTACGCCAGTGTTGTGGTGGAGGCGGTGATGCTTGTCATGCAGGCAGTTGGGATCGGAGTATCTGTAAGCAGCAGCACCATGAAAGCCACCATTGAAGACACCGCGGAAGCAATTAAGAAGTCTTCAGCATTCCAGCAAGCGATACAGAAGTTTGTCAGTTCGTGGAAAGCGGCGGGAGGCAGTGCAACTAACAAGGCTAAAGCCATTTTCTTCCTCCTCAAAGAAACCTACGCAGCTGGATTGTTGTGGACCATCATCAAGAGTTTGTGCAGAGAGATGAAATGGTACGACTGGTTGGAGACCGCAGCGAAGGTGAGCGCCATGATCATAGCAGCCCTTGCCACAGAAGGAGCAGCGCTAATAGCAAAGATTGCTTTGACCGTTTTGGCTGCTGTCGATTTCGCCAGGAAGATCGCTAATCTGGTACAActtgaagaaataaagaaaagtctGTAG
- the LOC131781591 gene encoding uncharacterized protein: MATDKKKISEAVEMALAHIANNAPGEYSKLTAFKKLKYSIKETARKIAKEQVKLSHEFECGPQKNIRERLAKHLPEDRIKLIEEALFIPTFRMEISKPEMDNGKSLVEIKRGQEEFLPSRELAAHEDINWAMNLQHASIVVEAVMFVMQAAGIKVSVSGSTMKETVEDTGKAIEKSSAFQQALQKFVSTWKTAGSSATERAKAIFFLLKDTYAAGLLWTIIKSLCKETKWYDWLETTTKVSAMIVTALATDGAALIAEIALTVLATVDFARKIDNVVQQEEIKKTLQKERDHTGSDNLP, translated from the coding sequence ATGGCgacagataaaaagaaaatctcCGAAGCGGTAGAAATGGCATTGGCGCATATTGCAAATAATGCCCCTGGAGAGTATTCCAAGCTAActgcatttaaaaaattgaaatattctatCAAGGAGACGGCCAGAAAAATAGCCAAGGAACAAGTGAAGCTCTCTCACGAGTTTGAATGTGGACCTCAAAAAAACATCCGCGAGCGCCTTGCCAAGCATCTACCCGAAGACCGAATCAAGCTGATCGAAGAGGCTCTTTTCATCCCAACATTCCGTATGGAAATCAGCAAGCCTGAGATGGACAATGGCAAATCTCTGGTGGAGATAAAGAGAGGTCAGGAGGAGTTCTTGCCTTCCAGGGAGCTGGCAGCACACGAAGACATCAACTGGGCCATGAATTTACAGCACGCTAGTATTGTAGTGGAAGCAGTGATGTTTGTCATGCAGGCGGCCGGCATAAAGGTATCTGTAAGTGGCAGTACTATGAAAGAAACCGTTGAAGACACTGGGAAAGCAATCGAAAAGTCTTCAGCATTCCAGCAAGCGTTACAGAAGTTTGTCAGCACATGGAAAACGGCAGGGAGCAGCGCAACCGAGAGAGCCAAAGCCATTTTCTTCCTTCTTAAAGACACCTACGCAGCTGGATTGCTGTGGACCATAATCAAGAGTTTGTGCAAAGAGACCAAATGGTACGATTGGTTGGAGACTACAACGAAGGTTAGCGCCATGATCGTAACAGCCCTTGCCACAGATGGGGCAGCGCTAATAGCTGAGATTGCTTTGACCGTCCTAGCGACCGTTGACTTCGCCAGGAAGATCGATAATGTTGTACAACAAGAAGAGATCAAGAAAACTCTACAAAAAGAACGAGATCATACAGGTTCCGATAATCTACCTTAG
- the LOC131781588 gene encoding LOW QUALITY PROTEIN: F-box/LRR-repeat protein 2 (The sequence of the model RefSeq protein was modified relative to this genomic sequence to represent the inferred CDS: deleted 1 base in 1 codon) yields the protein MTAEITFQDLPEAVILNIFAFVAGERIYNLFRLRVVCKKWSRLSTDSSLWRKLYFPNCEGLCYKALDHVLSWCGNVKEVILSNCNQVDDACVESIAKKCGNLEILDLKGCRLLSDHGLKVISTNCRLLRDLKIVAYKTSITCNILKDLITSCKSLQELTVICEKEEDSDESNFFLTNQFFKAAKESDSLKRIYFHGAGIFDEEHLTSDLNMFNLLSIGLLGCIELNSNVLWELVCTSPKLQSLDVSFCPSINDAGIAVVAQVCPNLLQLIAEGCPGVTDVSIETVAEHCKKLQWLNVCGCELPRPTGNITDVAVQRIAENCPDLHQLNVKWCQGVTDIGIAAITTNCKKLCGLNIYGCLGISDVSLKLLATFCKGLTSLEISECLRATDGSINDILQNCNQLEWLDMQVCSYVSDLDFKSVKGSLTLLHHVDLSYCTKLTDRTLKQLAKNCPRLKYLCVAGCHRITDTGIISIAHGCKKLQYLDVSFRGSQSCAQITSNSVFSLAANCPNLTYLDAIGCFGVSEASISSLVKSCRYLKQINFSQFTEKTDSQLLLRVTKFISQVRSSCSYEEMISPPRGRKLVQKNFLIKVSAPNL from the exons ATGACTGCAGAAATTACGTTCCAAGATTTACCAGAGGCTGTCATCCTAAACATTTTCGCTTTTGTAGCCGGAGAGCGTATATATAATTTGTTTAGACTTCGAGTTGTGTGCAAGAAATGGTCTCGTTTGTCAACAGATTCAAGTTTATGGAGGAAGTTGTATTTTCCAAACTGCGAAGGACTCTGTTATAAGGCCTTGGATCACGTCTTGTCCTGGTGTGGCAACGTTAAAGAAGTTATTCTTTCGAACTGTAACCAAGTGGATGATGCATGTGTGGAAAGTATTGCCAAAAAGTGTGGCAATTTAGAAATTCTTGATCTAAAAGGCTGTCGATTGCTGTCTGACCACGGGTTGAAAGTGATTTCAACGAATTGCAGACTCCTTCGTGACTTAAAAATCGTAGCATATAAAACAAGTATAACGTGTAACATTCTTAAGGATTTGATCACATCTTGTAAATCACTCCAGGAGTTGACAGTCATTTGTGAGAAGGAAGAGGATTCAGACGAatctaattttttcttaacGAATCAGTTCTTCAAGGCAGCGAAAGAGAGTGACAGTTTGAAAAGAATCTACTTCCACGGCGCAGGAATTTTTGACGAGGAACATCTGACTTCTGATTTAAATATGTTCAATTTGCTCAGCATAGGCCTGCTAGGTTGTATTGAACTTAACAGCAATGTACTATGGGAATTGGTTTGTACTTCTCCTAAGTTACAATCTCTCGATGTTTCCTTCTGTCCTAGTATCAATGATGCAGGTATTGCAGTTGTTGCACAGGTTTGCCCAAACCTATTGCAGCTTATAGCAGAAGGATGTCCTGGTGTAACGGATGTGTCAATCGAAACTGTTGCAGAACATTGTAAAAAGCTTCAGTGGTTGAATGTGTGTGGCTGTGAACTGCCAAGACCTACAGGAAACATTACTGATGTAGCAGTACAAAGAATTGCTGAAAACTGCCCTGATTTACACCAGTTAAATGTCAAATGGTGTCAG GGGGTTACAGACATTGGAATTGCTGCCATTACAACAAATTGCAAGAAGTTGTGTGGTCTCAACATTTACGGTTGTTTAGGAATTTCTGATGTTTCACTAAAACTTTTAGCAACCTTCTGTAAAGGTTTAACAAGCTTAGAGATATCTGAATGTTTGCGTGCAACAGACGGCAGTATAAATGATATTCTGCAGAACTGCAACCAACTTGAATGGCTTGATATGCAGGTATGTTCATATGTTTCTGACCTGGATTTTAAATCAGTTAAAGGCTCATTAACTCTCCTTCATCATGTGGACCTCTCCTATTGCACCAAGCTCACAGACAGAACTTTAAAACAACTGGCTAAGAATTGCCCAAGGTTAAAATACCTTTGTGTCGCTGGGTGCCATAGAATCACAGACACTGGCATCATCAGCATTGCTCATGGTTGCAAAAAGTTGCAATATCTTGATGTGTCTTTTAGAGGGTCACAATCTTGTGCTCAAATCACAAGTAACTCGGTATTTTCTCTTGCCGCAAATTGTCCAAATCTGACCTACTTGGATGCTATTGGCTGTTTTGGTGTAAGTGAAGCTTCCATCTCCTCACTTGTGAAGAGTTGcagatatttaaaacaaatcaatttcAGTCAGTTTACAGAAAAGACAGATTCTCAACTTTTGTTAAGGGTaactaaatttatttcacaGGTTCGCAGTTCTTGTAGTTATGAGGAAATGATTTCTCCTCCAAGAGGGAGAAAGTTAGTACAGAAGAACTTTCTGATAAAAGTGTCTGCTCCAAATTTGTAA